In the genome of Candidatus Obscuribacterales bacterium, the window GAGCGCAATGATTTAGATGTGGGGCGCGGGCGGTTTCGGGTGAAGGGCGATGTGCTAGAAATTGGCCCCGCCTACGAAGATCGGTTGATTCGCATCGAGTTCTTTGGCGACGAGATTGACGCCATTCGCTACATCGATCCGCTTACAGGCGCAACCTTGCAGAGCTTAGAGTCTCTGAACGTCTACCCAGCTCGCCACTTTGTCACCCCCGACGATCGCCTAGATGAAGCCTGTGATGCCATTGAGCAAGAACTCAAGATGCGTCTGGCGGAGCTAGAGTCTGAGAATAAACTCCTAGAAGCCCAGCGCCTCGAACAGCGCACCCGCTATGACCTAGAAATGCTGCGAGAGGTAGGCTATTGCAACGGCGTGGAAAACTATGCGCGGCACCTAGCCGGCCGGGTGGCCGGATCACCGCCGGAATGTTTAATCGATTATTTTCCAGAAGACTGGCTGTTGGTGATTGATGAGTCCCACGTGTCTATTCCCCAGATCCGGGGCATGTATAACGGCGATCGCTCTCGGAAAATGACCCTAGTAGACCATGGCTTCCGGCTGCCCAGCGCGGCAGACAACCGTCCTCTGAAGGCTGAGGAATTCTGGGACAAGGCTAAGCAATGTGTGTTTGTCTCAGCAACACCGGGGGATTGGGAACTGGAGGTCTCCGAGGGGCAGGTAGTGGAGCAAATTATCCGCCCCACCGGCGTCCTGGATCCAGAAATTTTTGTGCGCCCCACCGAAGGACAGGTCGATGACCTTCTGGGAGAAATTCGGCTGCGGGTGGAGCGACAGGAACGCACGCTGATCACCACGTTGACCAAGCGCATGGCAGAAGACCTGACAGACTACTTTCAAGAGCGCGCCGTGCGGGTACGATACCTCCATTCAGAAATTAATTCTATTGAGCGCATTGAAATTCTTCAAGATTTACGCAACGGTCAGTTTGATGTATTAATTGGCGTCAACTTACTGCGGGAAGGGCTGGATTTACCAGAAGTATCCCTAGTTGCCATTCTCGATGCAGATAAGGAAGGTTTCCTCAGGGCAGCGCGATCGCTCATCCAAACCATCGGTCGGGCAGCACGACATATTGACGGCAAAGCTATTCTCTACGCCGATAACTTAACCGACAGTATGGCCTATGCCATCAGCGAAACAGAACGCCGCCGCGCCATCCAACAGGCCTACAATGAGAAACATGGAATTACGCCAAAACCGATTATCAAAAAGCAAGGCAACTCCATCTTGTCGTTCCTAGAAGTATCTCGACGCGTCAATGCCCAAGACTTGGAGGAACTCTATGAGCAGGCTTATGACTTACCTCTCGAAGATATCCCCAGTCTGATCGTCAAGCTAGAAACGCAGATGAAAGAAGCGGCTAAGAATTTAGAATTTGAAGAAGCAGCAAAATTCCGCGATCGCATCCGTCAACTGCGAGATAAGTTGGTGGGGCGGCGATCGCCCTCCCAAGACTAGTGCCCTCAGCCAGGAGACATCTCCCCCAGTCGATAGCCCTTACCATAAACCGTATGGATGAGCGGTGGTTCGCCATCATGCTCTATCTTGCGTCGCAGCAGGCGAATTTGGGCTGCCAGGGCATTACTGCTCGGACGTTCATCGGCAGACCACAGGTGTTGCTGAATCTGTTCATGGGTCAACACATCATTAGCATGGCGCATGAGGTAGGCGAGAAGCTGGCTTTCTTTTTCAGATAAATCAATGGAGCGATCGCCTCGATGGGCGACCTGATTGGCTAGATTCAGCACCAGATCATCCACTTGCAGCCGAGATGTAGGACTTGGCTCAAGGGTGGGCAGGCGACGCAGCAAGGCTCGCACCCGCGCCAACAGCTCCCGCAGCTCAAAAGGCTTTACCAGATAGTCATCCGCCCCAGCATCCAACCCCTCCACCCGATCATCCAAGGTATCTTTCGCCGTCAGAAACAGCACCGGCGTCGTATCACCCTGAGCCCGCAACTGCTGGCAAAGCTCCAAACCACTCAGAGCCGGTAACATCCAGTCAAGAATCAGCACATCATAGCCACCGGATTGGGCAAGCTGACTCCCCTCCAAACCATCGTGGGTGATATCCACCTGGTAGCCCTCCCGCGTCAGCACGCGACTGAGAGGGCCCGTCAAAGCCGGTTCGTCATCGACTAACAAAATTCGCATCGTCCCACCTCACAGCAAGCTCAGGCATTATCGTCAGCATTGGGTTCTTTCAGTGTACGCTACCCATTCACGGTCGTACTTTTGTGGATTAACGTGAGTTCGGGATAGAAAGGGGTGGAACAGATACAGTTGAAAGTACCTAATTCTCAACGCACTTAACCACCCCATGCTCAGTTTAGAAGCCTTGTTTTGCCATGTCGATGACTTCTGTCAACGGTTTACCCCCCAGTGGAAGCAGATCTTGTTAGGGAGCGGCGTGCAACAGCGCCAACGGTCTCGTCGTCTCTGTTTGAGCGAAATCATGACGATTTTGATTGCGTTCCATCAGTCGGCACACCGCAATTTCAAGTGGTTCTACACCCAACGGGTCTGCTGTGATTGGCGCGATGCCTTTCCAGGTTTAGTCAGCTACAACCGTTTTGTGGAGTGGATTCCGTCAACGCTCATGCCCTTATGTGCCTACTTACGTCATTGCTTTGGATCCTGCACCGGCATCAGTTTCATCGACTCAACCAGTCTCAAGGTATGTCACAATCGCCGCATTAGTGCCCACAAAGTCTTCAAGCCCTTAGCAGCACGTGGAAAGCGTCCGTGGATTGGTTCTTTGGCTTTAAGCTCCATCTGGTAGTCAATGAGCAGGGAGACTTGCTCAACGTTGTCCTCACCCCTGGCAACACCGACGACCGCAAGCCCGTGCCTAAACTCCTCCAACGCCTCTTCGGCAAAGTGTTTGGTGACCGGGGATACGTGTCGCAACCCTTGGCTCAGCAGTTACGGCAGCACTACGGGATTCAACTGTTCACCAAGCTCAAACGGAACATGAAGAATCGCCTGATGGTGCTAAGCGATAAGCTACTTTTACGCCGACGAGCCATTATTGAGTCCATCATTGATCAATTGAAGAACATTTCTCAGATCGAACATTCTCGTCATCGCTCCCCGGTCAACGGCTTTGTCAATGTGATCTGTGGACTGATTGCCTATTGCCACCAGCCCAAAAAGCCATCTCTATTGATTGACAAGGCTTTACCTGCGGATGCTTAACCCGAACTCACGTTGGATTAGTCTCAATCCTTTGATTCAAAAAGCTCAACCCTGATTTTCAGCGTTGAATGAAATCGCTAAGCAGAAATCCTTATTTTTGTAGGATGCATTAGCGATAGCGTAATGCATCTAAGCATTTCAAGGCAATGCGTTACGGCTTCGCCTAACAGCACGCTACGATATGGCTTATTTAGCCTATCTGTAGATCGTGTTCTATAGTTGTGACGTCATCAACCTTGTGTTATTCACGACACAAGCACCACTAGCAGAAACAGAGAAGGGTGAGGACAATCCCCACCCTCAGATGTTCAAGGTTGGCGCTTAACCGTTCAATCTACGCACCACCCCGTAGCTTATCAAGCACCGAGCGATCTTCTAGAGTTGATGTATCTCCAGACACTTCTTGACCAGAAGCAATCGATCGCAATAGACGACGCATAATCTTACCCGATCGCGTCTTAGGTAAGGCATCACTGAAGCGAATATCGCCCGGACGAGCGATCGCCCCAATTTCTTGCCCAACGTGTTTTTTCAGAGCCTTGGCTAATTCCTCCGTGGGTTCTTGGTCGCTCTCCAGGGTGACGAAGGCAACAATTTCATTCCCCTTCACCTCATCAGGACGGCCCACGACGGCAGCTTCCGCCACTGCTGGGTGGGACACTAAGGCAGATTCAATCTCCATGGTGCCTAAACGATGACCTGCGACGTTGATCACGTCATCCACACGGCCCATCACCCAGAAGTAGCCATCTTCATCCCGCCGGGCCCCATCCCCGGCAAAGTAGAGATACCGACCATCTTTGGGGGGAATATGCTCCCAATAGGTACGCCGGAAGCGATCGGGGTCGCCGTAGACCGTACGCATCATCCCTGGCCAAGGATGGCGAACCACTAGATAGCCGCCCTCGTTATCCGGCACCGAGTTGCCATCGAGGTCAACCACATCTGCCAAAATGCCCGGTAACGGTCGTGTAGCGGAGCCGGGCTTGGTGGGCGTTGCTCCCGGCAGCGGCGTAATCATCACACCACCGGTCTCCGTTTGCCACCAGGTATCCACAATGGGACAGCGTTCCTTGCCAATCACCGTGTGATACCACATCCAGGCTTCTGGGTTAATGGGTTCGCCCACAGTACCCAGAAGGCGCAGGGAGGACAGGTCACGAGCTTGGGGCAAGTCCGACCCCATTTTGATAAAGGCCCGAATTGCAGTGGGAGCGGTGTAGAAAATGGTGACGCCATATTTTTCCACCACATCCCAGAAACAACCCGGATTAGAAGGACGGGGTGCGCCTTCATACATCACGCTGGTAGCCCCATTCGAGAGCGGGCCGTAGACGATATAGCTATGTCCGGTAATCCAACCCACGTCTGCTGTACACCAGTAGACATCGGTATCCTGGAGATCGAAGATCCACTTCGTGGTCATATGGGCGTAGAGGTTATAGCCCGCTGTGGTGTGTACGACGCCCTTGGGTTTGCCGGTGCTGCCGGAGGTGTAGAGCACGAACAGTACGTCTTCACTGTCCATGGGTTCGGCCGGGCAATCTGCCGACACGGTGGGCTGAAGCTCGTGCCACCAATGGTCGCGCCCTGGCTGCATGTCAATGTCTTGCCCTGTGCGCCGCACCACTAGCACGTTCTCCACCGTCGGCACCGCACCGTCGGCGATCGCTCGATCCACCTGGGTTTTGAGGGGAACAATAGCATCTTTCCGCCATCCGCCATCCGCCGTCACCACTAGCTTAGCCTTCCCATCCGCTAAGCGATCGCGTACGGCCTCCGCACTGAAGCCACCGAAGACCACACTGTGGGGCGCGCCGATTCGAGCACAGGCCAACATGGCGATCGCCGCTTCCGGGATCATCGGCATATAAATGCCCACCACATCCCCCTTGCCCACGCCCAACTGTTTGAGCACATTGGCACATTGGCACACTTCTCGATGGAGCTGGGCATAGGTGAGAGTGCGGGAGTCACCGGGTTCACCCTCCCAAATTAGCGCCGCTTTATTCCGCCGCCAGGTGGTGAGATGGCGATCCAAACAGTTGTAGGATACATTAGTCTGCCCTCCCACAAACCATTGGGCAAAGGGAGGTTGCCAATCTAATACGGTGTGCCAAGGCTGAAACCAATGCAGCTCTTGCTCAGCCAACTCTGCCCAAAACGTTTGCGGATCTGCCTGAGCGCGATCGTAGAGCTGCTGATACTCATCGAGGCTCTTCACCTGCGCCTGGGACGAAAACTCAGCCGAGGGATAGAAAACCCGCTTCTCCTGTAAACCCGACTCAATTGTAGATTCTGACATAGCTTAAGGTTCCCAATGCGTAAGGTATGTTGTGCTCCGCACCATGGAGGCGTAGGCTACAGCACAACCCGTCTCATTAAAAACCATACGGTGTTTTTAGGGCCGGTAGATCGCGATCGCCCTTTTTCTTAACCGTTTGGCACAGTTAGACACAGTTGAGGACGGGCTCAGAGGTGAATCCTAGGAACCAACCCTTGTCCCAAACCCATCAGCCACACATCGCCTATGCAAACTGCGCGCCATCAAGTTGGATACTTGAGACGCGCAGTGATGGTTTCAGCCTAGGACACATACTGGCCCTCCCCAATGATGGCGATCGCTCACGCTGGGCCCAGCAGGGTGCTGGGGCACAGATGACATCGAAGTCCTAGGAGGCGCTAATGGGGGTGAATGGCAAAGAGGAGAGGCTGGGTTAAACCAGCTGCATTAATCGTCAGCGTGTAGGTTTGCCCCGGTGTAATATCAAACAACTCCACGCCCAGACGGCCTTCGCTAGACCGTTGAGCCGTCGCTTGGGCATCACCACCCTGCAACGTCAGGCTACCCTGACAAGGCAATTGCCCTTGGATACGGATCTGTCCCATATCCGCCTGATAGATCGTCGTCAGGGTTAGCACACCCATGGGAGTCAGCCACTGACGGGTAGCGGTGGGCTGGCTAGCCGACACATCTAAGGTCAACAGGTTCAAAATTTCCCGCGCCGCCAGCAGGGACAGGGCCATCTGCTGAGGCTGGGTAGCCGCATCATAGCTTTTAGGCAATCCAGTTTGATTAGCCAAGGTCATCGACTCAGACCGGGTAGGAGGCGCTAACACCAGCCCAGCCAGTTGGTTGAGGGTTCGGGCTTCGCCAGGAAACAGCATTTCCACAGCCTGCACCAGCTTGGCACCTTCCCGCAGCGAGAGTTGAACTACCGCTTGGCATTGGCTGAGCAGGGTGGCCAACACCCCCTCGGGCATGGCTACGGGAATATTGAGACGGTCTTTGAGCTGAGCCTCCCAAAACCCGGTGGGAACTAGGGCTGGAGTAGCTAAGTCTACAGGTTCAGCGGCATAATCACAGAGTTCGGACTCCCAGGGGAACAGGGGGGGGTTCTGTTCAATTTCTGACTGGAGCCGACGCTTTAACAGAGCATGGAAACGGTCTTGCACGACAGGTATATCTCCCAGTTCAAAGGATGTTTGCTCAAACAAACGGCGGCTCGATTCACTAAGGATCTCTAGCGTGGGGTCTATATCCTCAGAATCGAGGGGGTCTAAATGATTTGAAGACTGTGCATCCAAACTCCCAGATGGGTCAGAGCCAACCCCATGGCTCACATTCATCTCAGACGGGTTCATTGCGCTTAGGCTTGGTTCTTGCAACAGCCATGCAAGTAGATGTTTTATCGCTTCTGGGTCTTTATTCATGGGTTGATCCCGTTGCTCCGGATACTGCATCAGCGATCGCACGAGTAATTTTCAGGCATGGGATACAGCGATCGCCCAACGCCTTACAGCAGAACAGCTCCGTACCACCCCAAGGGCTAGCTGTTGCGAATTTCCCAGGCCAGTTCTAGCAGTTTTGACCATTGTTTGTGAAGTTGCGTGAGGGTACAGCCGAGGATCTGAGCGATCGCCCCATCCTCCACCTTGTCTTGCTTCAACTGCAAGAGTTCTGCCTGCTTCGGCGTAAGTTGTTCCTGCAGGCGAGCCCACTGCTGAGGCGTCAGACCAAAGTTGCGCTCTAAATCCGCCTCCAGCCACTGATGCACCAGTTCCCAATGATGGGATAGGGCAAAGCGAATTAAATGATATTTAAACCGCTGTTGTAAATAGTCGCGCTGGCGTGGCGTTAGTCCTAAGATAGCCTCAATCTCGCTGGCTGGCAGATCTTTCAACCGCAGAGAAAAATAGTTGGCACAGTCTTCCTGCTGCCGTTCTTCTAGATAGGCCATTAGTTCTTGAATGACCGTGCGCCGCAGAGAACTTTCATCGGTATCGGGCTCCCGCGCCACCATTTGTTCACGCACCTGCTGCAGGGGTGCCGTACTCCAACTGCGATCGCCCTCAGGACTACTACCCTCCGCCGCCTGCTCCATATCCACCATGGTTTCAGGAGGCTGCTGCTGGGAAAACGTCTGGGCCCGCAGAATAATCAACTGCTGACTGCGTCGCCCCGGCAGCGGAATTCGCCGTTTTCCATAGCGTTCGGTAAACGCCATATATTCCGAAAGCTCCAGCAAGCTACGCGGTCGATAATCGCTGGGCACCTGATTTTCCCGACGAAAGGCATTGAGCGATTCGATGTAAAACCCCTGCAGGAAATCTTCAATCAGCGTGAGCCGAGCCTGATAGCTAGACTGCACCTGGGGCGGCGTAATGTAGCGATAGATCACAGCGCTAAGGGTGCTGTGTAGCTCAACCCGTCCTCGCCTCGACCCCAAGCGATAGTATTTGAGGCATTGATTCAGCCGGTGCCGAGACAGCGTCACCATCCAGGTTTCAACTTCCCCCGAACGCTGAATGCGCTGACTCTCGGTGCAAATGCGATTCACTTCATGAGCTAAACGAAGTGACACCTCTCGACAGTTCTGAGCAGAGGCTTGGGTAGCATCCCGGAATTCTTGAAATAGCAGTTCAGAAATCGACCCCACGCTTTAGATGGTCTCCCCTGATTAGTGACCGTTTACTGTATACCCACTCCAAACCCGCTCCAAGCATAACCGAGCTAATCCAGCCTAGCAGTCCCCTAGATGCCCCACCTAGGGGTGATCAGGCGACAGGCCGTATAGCTGAATCAGACATGAGCTGGAGTGAGTCATTCATCGACAGAGATCTAGACCAGCGTTGCTGATGATTGAATCTAGCCTGGCTCTCACCAATCTGCTATCCTTCCATAGCTGAACTACATCTGCCCGCAATCCATCCCATCGTGCTGCGATGGATTGATGCTGCAATGTATCCCTGCAATGTATCCATGATCCAGTCTGCCCAGATCGGCATTTATGATGCCCATCCAGCATAAAACACTATTCTACGAAACGCCCGTATGGGTGATATGGAGTGTGATAAAACCCATAGCGATCGCCTCCCTAACCTTGGACAACCCAAATCCAGCCCTATCGGCAACCAGCTAAACAGCTAAAAACACCCGGACACAGGCCCCATTCCTGTCCCCATCACGGGCTTTAGATGGATCAACCACGCTTAATCCATCCAAGCCTTGGTGAAAAACACGCCAGTCGTCTAGCGCCTGCTGCAACCACTTGGCTGGGAGATCAGCCCCAAATGGTTTCAAGGTCAACGGAACGACGAGGGAACAACGGTTTAGACTAGGGAAACGGGGCTCTTGTTAGATGCTGTTGCGGATAGGCCGTTAAACTTTTATGGATTTAGACCAACAAATTCAAACGCTAGTTGACCAAGCTCCTAAGGATGGTCAGACACCTGCTGTGGTAGAGGCGATCGCGCCTGTACTGAAGCAGCTTGCTCAACGACTCAAGCGATCTGAGTATTACGTATTGCAGACCCTGGATCAAAATTGGGTTATCACAACCCTGAGTAGCCGAAATGAACCCAGTGTGGAGAAAAAGGTGATTTACGCATTCCCAACGTTGAATGATGCTGCGAATGCCCCATTTGCCTTTAAGAACCCACAATTGATGGCATTTCCCACTCCTGTTATCCATATTCTGTTCCAAGTTGCATCAATGAAAACCGTAGATAGCACAGTTTTTTTTGAAGAACCTGGCAATCTCTCAACTGGTACAGAAATCCGCCAGTCAGATCTACAAACCTTGGTTCAGGCCCAATTACAGCAATGGAAAAATGCCCAAATCATACCGCCAGATCTGGCGTGAGGAGTGGGCTAGAGGCATATGAGAAACTACGAACGGATAGACTAACTGTCGGGCTCTGCGCAATCTAAAGGTCGCGAACCAGAGTAGTACACCCTCTCTTACCTATGTAGCCATATCGTCTGAGTTCACCGTGAAACTACGGGGGCATCCGTAAAACTACGTTGAGCGTCGAAGCGATCGCCCTCTTAAACTGCCATGGATTAGATCATCAGCGACCCGGCACCGCCATCATGGTTATCTTAAAGCGATCGTCAAGCGATCGTCGCCTTAATGGCACCGTCTTAATACAGGCGTCGTAATACATAGTCTCCCAAGCTTGTCAGAGCTTGACGTTCGTCGGAAGCCGGCAGGCATTCTAAATGCTGGACTGCGGTTTGGGCATGGTGGGCGGCCAAGTCTCGCGATCGCTGAATGCCTTCGCTAGCCACCACAAGGGCGATCGCTTGGTCTAGATCACCTTCCTGGGCAAACTCACGTTCGATCAGCGTCTCTAAATAGGGTTTTTCTTCAATAGCATAGAGCACCGGAGCCGTCAGATTGCCGCTCTTCAGGTCAGAGCCAGCCGGCTTGCCAAGGGAATCTGCAGAGCCTGTAAAGTCGAGAATGTCATCCACGATTTGAAACGCCAGTCCTAAATGGCGGCCATAGTTATAGAAGTCATCAGCCCAAGCGGCAGACACCTCGCTCAGCACCGCCGCTGCCTTGGCACTGTTGGCAATCAAAGACGCGGTTTTGTAATAGCTCTTTTCTAAATAAGCGTCTAGGGACAGATCGGCCTCAAAGCGATTCAGCCCTTGACGAATTTCGCCCTCCGCCAAATCCATAATCACCTGCGACAGCAGTTTCACCACCTCAAGATTGTCTAGGTTCGCCAAATACCAAGACGACTGGGCAAACAAGAAGTCGCCAGCCAAAACCGCTATGCGATTCCCAAAACTGCTGTGTACCGTAGGAATACCGCGCCGCACCTCCGATTCATCCACCACATCATCATGAACCAGGCTGGCGGTGTGAATCATCTCAGTGATTTCGGCAAGGCGGCGATGGCGAGGGGTAATGCATCCATCTGCTGCAGAGGCCCGCGAGAGGAGCAGAACAATAGCAGGCCTCACACGCTTCCCAGATGCCCCAAATAAATGCTCTGCGGCCGCGTATAAAATTGGATGACGCGCACCAACCAACTGCTTCAAGTTCTCAGAAAGCAAACTCAGATCGGCTTCGACGGGGGAAAAGAGAGAAAGCGCTGAGGTCATGGGTAGGCTGAACCTGACTTTAGGTTACGAAATTTTACATATTCTATCCTCATTCTAAGTCAACGCTCCGGGTTGTAAATGATCTAGCTGCGATCGCCTTAGGGGTGCGATCGCTGAAGGGGTTGCCAGACCAAGTCTTTCCGTGAGCCACGATGTCTGAGTTGTCCCTTAGGATCCCTAACGGTCTCCCAGCAAACAACGAATGCTGTCCCTTAGATCTTTCGATGATGCAGATTCAGGTGCTAGCGATCGCCCATCCAGCCCTATCTTCCTAGCAAACGATCGCTCCCCATTCAAAGCCTCCTACTCTCCCAAGCGATTGCCCTTGCCTATTCTCCCCTCCCAAGCTCACGGACTCCAGACCAGGAAGCATCACCCTAAGGCTCTTCATAACCCTTGGAGCAAGAATCGGTAAACCAACGCTTGTACGTCCCATATCATCCTCAGTACCCAACCCATTCCCGAGGTTTTAGCGCATTCTAATCCGCGAGTCATTCAAGAGCGCTAACCGTCTGCCCGACATAGATCGCCATCAGCAACTGGCCAGCACTTTACTAGTACTTTGGTACCAAAACACTCACTTATCACACCTCCGTATTTATACGCATCCGTTCTGGGATCTCATCACTCGTAGAACCCTGTGCAAAATCGACAAAATCCTGAACAGATGTCTTGTTCGAGGTTTGTATCTTTTTGTAAAGTGACATGAAAAAGAGTCCTAGATCAACGGAGATCCTGTGTTAACCTAATAAGTAAGGATTCAAAAGCTTTATACCAGTGTTAGGTCGAGCTACCCAAAACTTATGGGACTGATAAATTGCTGAAGACATTTGTCTAGCAGTTTGTTTGTACCGATGCAGTTCCGTTGTAGCTTTGATGGCTGGAGCCTCAAAAAGATGAAGAAGACGCATACTCTCCCTGGCATGAGCTGGTGAGCCGTATTTGCGCAGGTTTCGACCCACTTTATCGGTCTGGGCGATCGCCTAGGTACTGGATATACATAGCATTAAGAACCTTGGGCGTTGTTGCTGTTGATCAGTCCACGCCTGCTTTTGCATATTCGTAAAACCTATTTTCCACCTATGTCTTCTGGGCGTGGGTTGCTTTCCTGCTTCTGAACTCCTCTGACGCTACCGGGCTACTGCTATGACTTACAACAGTGTTCCTCTCATCATCCCTGCCCTAGCAGCGGGGTATCTTTTGGCTATCTATTTGCTCTTGCGTTTGGTCAGCCGCCTTCGCGCTTAGGTTGCGCCGAGAGCGATCGCTCTCCTTCCGCTATGTCATCTCAAGCATTTGCAACCTCAGGCATTCACGGATCATGTCTAGTCATCATCCGGTGCCATAGAGGTCAAGTTGCCTTGAGCCAATAGCGTTCATCCTGGCTATCGAAGGAAACCCAGGCGAGCCATGGTTTGCGCATCGATGGTTTGGTCAATGAACTCAGTGATTTCTCATTA includes:
- the hetZ gene encoding heterocyst differentiation protein HetZ, producing MGSISELLFQEFRDATQASAQNCREVSLRLAHEVNRICTESQRIQRSGEVETWMVTLSRHRLNQCLKYYRLGSRRGRVELHSTLSAVIYRYITPPQVQSSYQARLTLIEDFLQGFYIESLNAFRRENQVPSDYRPRSLLELSEYMAFTERYGKRRIPLPGRRSQQLIILRAQTFSQQQPPETMVDMEQAAEGSSPEGDRSWSTAPLQQVREQMVAREPDTDESSLRRTVIQELMAYLEERQQEDCANYFSLRLKDLPASEIEAILGLTPRQRDYLQQRFKYHLIRFALSHHWELVHQWLEADLERNFGLTPQQWARLQEQLTPKQAELLQLKQDKVEDGAIAQILGCTLTQLHKQWSKLLELAWEIRNS
- the sds gene encoding solanesyl diphosphate synthase, translating into MTSALSLFSPVEADLSLLSENLKQLVGARHPILYAAAEHLFGASGKRVRPAIVLLLSRASAADGCITPRHRRLAEITEMIHTASLVHDDVVDESEVRRGIPTVHSSFGNRIAVLAGDFLFAQSSWYLANLDNLEVVKLLSQVIMDLAEGEIRQGLNRFEADLSLDAYLEKSYYKTASLIANSAKAAAVLSEVSAAWADDFYNYGRHLGLAFQIVDDILDFTGSADSLGKPAGSDLKSGNLTAPVLYAIEEKPYLETLIEREFAQEGDLDQAIALVVASEGIQRSRDLAAHHAQTAVQHLECLPASDERQALTSLGDYVLRRLY
- the rppA gene encoding two-component system response regulator RppA → MRILLVDDEPALTGPLSRVLTREGYQVDITHDGLEGSQLAQSGGYDVLILDWMLPALSGLELCQQLRAQGDTTPVLFLTAKDTLDDRVEGLDAGADDYLVKPFELRELLARVRALLRRLPTLEPSPTSRLQVDDLVLNLANQVAHRGDRSIDLSEKESQLLAYLMRHANDVLTHEQIQQHLWSADERPSSNALAAQIRLLRRKIEHDGEPPLIHTVYGKGYRLGEMSPG
- the acs gene encoding acetate--CoA ligase, which gives rise to MSESTIESGLQEKRVFYPSAEFSSQAQVKSLDEYQQLYDRAQADPQTFWAELAEQELHWFQPWHTVLDWQPPFAQWFVGGQTNVSYNCLDRHLTTWRRNKAALIWEGEPGDSRTLTYAQLHREVCQCANVLKQLGVGKGDVVGIYMPMIPEAAIAMLACARIGAPHSVVFGGFSAEAVRDRLADGKAKLVVTADGGWRKDAIVPLKTQVDRAIADGAVPTVENVLVVRRTGQDIDMQPGRDHWWHELQPTVSADCPAEPMDSEDVLFVLYTSGSTGKPKGVVHTTAGYNLYAHMTTKWIFDLQDTDVYWCTADVGWITGHSYIVYGPLSNGATSVMYEGAPRPSNPGCFWDVVEKYGVTIFYTAPTAIRAFIKMGSDLPQARDLSSLRLLGTVGEPINPEAWMWYHTVIGKERCPIVDTWWQTETGGVMITPLPGATPTKPGSATRPLPGILADVVDLDGNSVPDNEGGYLVVRHPWPGMMRTVYGDPDRFRRTYWEHIPPKDGRYLYFAGDGARRDEDGYFWVMGRVDDVINVAGHRLGTMEIESALVSHPAVAEAAVVGRPDEVKGNEIVAFVTLESDQEPTEELAKALKKHVGQEIGAIARPGDIRFSDALPKTRSGKIMRRLLRSIASGQEVSGDTSTLEDRSVLDKLRGGA
- the uvrB gene encoding excinuclease ABC subunit UvrB, whose translation is MAQFRVTAPFEPTGDQPKAIAQLVQGIQAGHRYQTLLGATGTGKTHTMARVIEQLGRPTLVLAHNKTLAAQLCNELRDFFPDNAVEYFISYYDYYQPEAYIPVTDTYIAKTASINEEIDMLRHSATRSLFERRDVIVVASISCIYGLGIPSEYLNAALPFRVGMEVNQRQILRDLASVQYERNDLDVGRGRFRVKGDVLEIGPAYEDRLIRIEFFGDEIDAIRYIDPLTGATLQSLESLNVYPARHFVTPDDRLDEACDAIEQELKMRLAELESENKLLEAQRLEQRTRYDLEMLREVGYCNGVENYARHLAGRVAGSPPECLIDYFPEDWLLVIDESHVSIPQIRGMYNGDRSRKMTLVDHGFRLPSAADNRPLKAEEFWDKAKQCVFVSATPGDWELEVSEGQVVEQIIRPTGVLDPEIFVRPTEGQVDDLLGEIRLRVERQERTLITTLTKRMAEDLTDYFQERAVRVRYLHSEINSIERIEILQDLRNGQFDVLIGVNLLREGLDLPEVSLVAILDADKEGFLRAARSLIQTIGRAARHIDGKAILYADNLTDSMAYAISETERRRAIQQAYNEKHGITPKPIIKKQGNSILSFLEVSRRVNAQDLEELYEQAYDLPLEDIPSLIVKLETQMKEAAKNLEFEEAAKFRDRIRQLRDKLVGRRSPSQD